TTTCAATTACTGCAATAGAAGATAGCATCTTATTATGGTTTCCTAATGATAAAATTGCCGAATGGCAAAGCACTTATTTGTCCTTTAAAAAAGCGATTATCAATTCTAGTGAATACAATATTAGCACTATGGTATATAGACTAAAGAACTTACTAACCCATTCTTTAGAAAATCGTTTGTTTTATTATTTAAAAAACAAGTCAAACATTTATCAGAAAAAGGAAATTCATATTTCAAGAGCTGAAATTTCTTCAGATTTAAAAACTCCCCAAGCTTCTATTTCTAGAGCTATTAAACGTTTAGAAAATCAGCATAAAATCATTGGAAAACCAAGGTCCATACAGCTGGTAGTGTAATTTTAAACTCACATAAATTTTATAGATACGGTTTATATATATGTAAACCTAAAGGCTCATTTTACCCTATTTTTTAAGGGCAAAAAATGCTATAACCAACTAACCTAACAAACTAAACATATGCTAGAAAACTTACCACTATCTCAAGAGGTTATCGATCTTTTTAAAAAACATGGAAACCTTTTACATTATAAAAAAGGATATCTATTACAAAGCTGTCGTCGCTTCGACCAAGGTGTATGTATTTTAACCTCTGGAATTGTCAAAATATCAATAAATCATAACAATAAAAAAATTCTACTATATCATATTGATTGCAGTAGTCCACAAATAATGAATTATACCAATAGTCCTAATATCTCTTCTGAAATAATAAGTAGTACTGTTTTAAAAGATGCAACCATCTTAAACATTCCTAATAGTTTATTCTTAGAATGGACAAGTACTTATACTGAACTAAGAGATTTTATGGTTAGTTCATTTCAATATCATTACATGAATATTATTACAAAAACCCAAGAAATTAGTAATCAACCTCTAGACACTCTATTACTTAACTACATACAAACAAAATCTAAACTCTATAAAAGTTCAGAAATCAAAATACCTCTTCTAGAAATTTCTGAAGATTTAAACTTTTCACGAGAAGCAATATCTAGAAGTTTAAAAGTACTTGAAAAGAGCGAGAAAATTATTCGAAAAACAAGATCAATTATATTGCTGGATCCCTAACTTCTAAAGTTTTCCATAAAAAAAAGCCTATGAATTAATCCATAGGCTTTTTTTATATCTTATTGATTTTCTCGTTTAGAACGGTAAATCATCTGGTTCGTTAGCAGATAAATCTGGAGCTGGCTCAAACTGATCTGGAGCTGGCATTCCTTGTGGTGCTGCTTGTGCTAAGTTTTCAATTCTCCATCCTTGAACAGAGTTAAAATACTTCGCTTCTCCTTGAGGGTTAATCCATTCTCTTCCTCTTAAATTGATAGACACCTTTACATCTTGCCCTACTTGGTAACTGTTTAATAAGTCACACTTGTCTTGAATAAACTCAATTAATATCATTTGAGGATATTGCTCATCAGTAGTCACAACCATTTCACGCTTCCTGAATCCGTTCGATCCAAAAGTTTGTGTTTCATTGATCAATTTAATCTTCCCTATAACTTCCATATTCTTAACTATTTAATTAAAAGCACTTTCCACGCGCTTTCTACATCATTTTTTTGTAAATACTCTTGTGCAAATGTATGCTTTTTTTCAGTGCTAATAGAAACATATTCTGGATGTTCTTTAGCAAAGTTATTAACAGTTTCATTAGTAGGAAGCTTTTCTACATTACCTAACATACCTAAATTATTTCCTGTTAAAACAGTACTATTTCTAATTTCAAATGGAATTTGATCTACCCCAATTCCTAAAGTAGATATTGGTTTTGGAATTTCAAAAAAACCATCTCTTGCTCTAGAATAAAAACTTCCTCCTGCTCTAGCTACCAAATCTATCTTATATTGGTCTATACTTCCATCTTCAGCTAGAACATCTTCATTTATATGGAGCTTTACCACTTCACAAACAATTAAATTTCCTGCTCCACCTTCTGACCCTGTGTATATTATGTCGTTCACTTTACACTCAAATTGAACTGGCGACTCAGCTACTCTAAAAGGTTTTACCTCATCTGAAGGTAACATTGTTAAACCAGCTTTTTCAAACTCATTTACTCCTTTAGGGTACATAGTACTACTTAACGACATTTGTTGAACAATGTCATAGTTTACAATATTAATTACAACTTCTTTGGTTTCTTCAGCATTATCTAACGTATGTTTTGTTGTATTTGCTCTTACACTTCTAGCCGGAGAAAAAATCATGATTGGAGGGTTTGCTCCAAAAACATTAAAAAAACTAAAAGGTGATAAATTTGGATTCCCATCACTATCAATGGTACTAGCAAATGCTATAGGTCTTGGAGCAATAGCTCCTAATAAATAACTATGTAATTTTCCTGTAGGTAAATCTTTAGGATCTAATGATAACATTGTCTAATATTTTTAATGTAAATATACTACGGATTTATAA
The sequence above is a segment of the Tenacibaculum sp. 190130A14a genome. Coding sequences within it:
- a CDS encoding Crp/Fnr family transcriptional regulator, with translation MILESLINCNESTTRLIQSYAIKKKYISGDPILLKDVPLNHSAIIIKGVLKAHLDQDDSSLLLYHISPENNPIIALMNMTEAQASPISITAIEDSILLWFPNDKIAEWQSTYLSFKKAIINSSEYNISTMVYRLKNLLTHSLENRLFYYLKNKSNIYQKKEIHISRAEISSDLKTPQASISRAIKRLENQHKIIGKPRSIQLVV
- a CDS encoding DUF3127 domain-containing protein, whose protein sequence is MEVIGKIKLINETQTFGSNGFRKREMVVTTDEQYPQMILIEFIQDKCDLLNSYQVGQDVKVSINLRGREWINPQGEAKYFNSVQGWRIENLAQAAPQGMPAPDQFEPAPDLSANEPDDLPF
- a CDS encoding flavin reductase family protein produces the protein MLSLDPKDLPTGKLHSYLLGAIAPRPIAFASTIDSDGNPNLSPFSFFNVFGANPPIMIFSPARSVRANTTKHTLDNAEETKEVVINIVNYDIVQQMSLSSTMYPKGVNEFEKAGLTMLPSDEVKPFRVAESPVQFECKVNDIIYTGSEGGAGNLIVCEVVKLHINEDVLAEDGSIDQYKIDLVARAGGSFYSRARDGFFEIPKPISTLGIGVDQIPFEIRNSTVLTGNNLGMLGNVEKLPTNETVNNFAKEHPEYVSISTEKKHTFAQEYLQKNDVESAWKVLLIK